In Burkholderiales bacterium, the following proteins share a genomic window:
- a CDS encoding alpha/beta hydrolase — protein sequence MSYAARVFVSAVMVGTFGIAGAQSPREVPARALPVPDTVSPQMQKIIGAPLSATWNNYPKTPEAWKAETNKAAAAAAKRLPAMRAALGVSIEPATIAGVKAYLLTPAVIPPQNRNRLLVHLHGGCYVSNPGESGTAEATMMAGFGGFKVLSVDYRMPPDHPFPAALDDAIAVWKAAQKMAPAKNMGVIGSSAGGGLTLAMVLKAKMDKLPLPGAIAPGTPMSDLSGAGDSFHTNAMVDNVLVAYGASCDARAAMYANGRDLKDPLLSPVYGDLSGFPPTILNTGTRDLLLSNTVRVHRKLRQAGVEAALYVHEGQAHGGWYRDYTAPEAKETFEEIARFFDKHLGK from the coding sequence ATGAGCTATGCAGCCCGGGTATTCGTATCCGCAGTCATGGTCGGCACATTCGGGATCGCGGGCGCTCAATCGCCGCGTGAGGTGCCGGCGCGCGCGCTGCCGGTGCCCGACACCGTGAGCCCGCAGATGCAGAAGATCATCGGTGCGCCGCTCTCGGCGACGTGGAACAACTATCCGAAGACACCGGAAGCGTGGAAGGCGGAGACGAACAAGGCCGCCGCGGCCGCTGCCAAACGTCTCCCCGCCATGCGCGCTGCGCTCGGGGTGAGCATCGAGCCGGCGACGATAGCCGGCGTGAAAGCCTACCTGCTCACGCCCGCTGTCATCCCGCCGCAGAACAGGAACCGCCTTCTGGTCCACCTTCACGGCGGCTGCTATGTCAGCAATCCCGGCGAGTCGGGAACGGCGGAGGCGACGATGATGGCCGGATTCGGCGGCTTCAAGGTGCTTTCGGTCGATTACCGCATGCCGCCCGACCATCCGTTCCCGGCCGCGCTCGACGACGCGATCGCCGTGTGGAAAGCCGCGCAGAAGATGGCGCCGGCGAAGAACATGGGCGTCATCGGCTCGTCCGCGGGCGGCGGGCTCACGCTCGCGATGGTGCTCAAGGCGAAGATGGACAAACTGCCGCTGCCCGGAGCGATCGCGCCCGGCACGCCGATGTCGGACCTGAGCGGAGCCGGCGATTCGTTCCACACCAACGCGATGGTCGACAATGTGCTCGTCGCGTACGGCGCGAGCTGCGACGCGCGCGCGGCGATGTATGCTAACGGCCGCGATCTCAAGGACCCGCTGCTCTCGCCGGTCTACGGCGATCTGTCGGGCTTTCCGCCGACGATACTCAACACCGGCACGCGCGATCTCCTGTTGAGCAACACCGTGCGCGTGCATCGCAAGCTGCGCCAGGCCGGCGTCGAAGCCGCGCTCTACGTGCACGAGGGCCAGGCGCACGGCGGCTGGTATCGCGATTACACCGCGCCGGAAGCGAAGGAGACCTTCGAGGAGATCGCGCGGTTCTTCGACAAACACCTGGGGAAATGA
- a CDS encoding glutathione S-transferase family protein yields the protein MSKARLIYFDAPVSRGEECRLALHLAGVDFEDVRIKGADWPGMKDSTPYGALPVLELPGKPPLAQSNAILVMIGRAHGLHPKDDFEAARHEGMMQHVEDLRGAVGPTIRMSDAEKKAARVALASGYMPQWAQAAEKNLGDGPFFGGDKISVVDLKLHMAVRWFIGGKVDHIPATIFSAYPKLMRVHDAVRDHAGVKSWYA from the coding sequence ATGAGCAAAGCCAGACTGATTTACTTCGACGCTCCCGTCAGCCGCGGCGAGGAATGCCGCCTCGCGCTACACCTTGCCGGCGTCGATTTCGAGGACGTGCGTATCAAAGGAGCCGACTGGCCGGGCATGAAGGACAGCACGCCCTACGGCGCGCTGCCGGTGCTCGAGCTGCCGGGCAAGCCGCCGCTCGCGCAGTCCAACGCGATCCTGGTGATGATCGGCCGTGCGCACGGCCTGCATCCGAAGGACGACTTCGAGGCCGCTCGCCACGAAGGCATGATGCAGCACGTGGAGGACCTGCGCGGCGCGGTCGGGCCGACGATCCGCATGAGCGATGCCGAGAAGAAAGCGGCAAGGGTAGCGCTCGCGTCAGGCTATATGCCGCAGTGGGCGCAGGCGGCGGAGAAGAACCTCGGCGACGGCCCGTTCTTCGGCGGCGACAAGATCAGCGTCGTCGATCTCAAGCTGCACATGGCGGTGCGCTGGTTCATCGGCGGCAAGGTCGACCACATTCCGGCGACGATCTTCTCGGCGTACCCGAAGCTCATGCGCGTGCACGACGCGGTGCGCGATCATGCGGGCGTGAAATCCTGGTACGCGTAA
- a CDS encoding enoyl-CoA hydratase/isomerase family protein: protein MSEDQNVEYTCEDGIAVIAINRPQKLNAIDDAMVRSIMAALHQFDMDDEAHTAILCGNGRAFCSGADVRARQARSAEDLKRTGGPSAQDAKGTDIFIRSVNWKPVVAAVHGYVLGLGIGLALDCELVVAEAGTKFQITETPRGLSGSGKYMNLLAYRGLGSFATEVTLTGRYFTAEEALAAGVIDRVAPAGKYMEVARELAAAINKNPPLAVRASVMQRRWQIEDNRREAIRYQGLNKLYLTEDFAEATRAFVEKRKPRGFKAR from the coding sequence ATGAGTGAAGACCAGAACGTCGAATACACCTGCGAAGACGGGATTGCAGTGATCGCGATCAACCGTCCGCAAAAGCTCAACGCGATCGACGATGCCATGGTGAGGTCGATCATGGCGGCGCTGCATCAGTTCGACATGGACGATGAAGCGCACACCGCGATCCTCTGCGGAAACGGCCGAGCGTTCTGCAGCGGCGCGGACGTGAGGGCGAGGCAGGCGCGCAGTGCGGAGGACCTGAAGCGGACAGGCGGTCCTTCGGCGCAGGACGCCAAAGGCACGGACATCTTCATACGCTCGGTGAACTGGAAGCCGGTGGTCGCCGCGGTTCACGGCTATGTGCTCGGGCTGGGGATCGGTCTTGCGCTGGATTGCGAGCTGGTCGTCGCCGAGGCCGGCACGAAGTTCCAGATCACCGAGACGCCCCGCGGCCTGTCGGGTTCGGGCAAGTACATGAACCTGCTCGCTTACCGCGGGCTCGGCAGCTTCGCGACCGAGGTCACGCTGACGGGGCGGTACTTCACCGCGGAGGAAGCGCTCGCCGCCGGCGTGATCGACCGGGTGGCGCCTGCCGGCAAGTATATGGAAGTGGCCCGTGAGCTCGCTGCGGCGATCAACAAGAACCCGCCGCTTGCAGTGCGCGCGAGCGTCATGCAGCGGCGCTGGCAGATCGAGGACAACCGCCGCGAAGCCATCCGCTACCAGGGTCTGAACAAGCTGTACCTGACCGAGGATTTCGCGGAAGCCACTCGCGCTTTCGTCGAAAAGCGCAAGCCCAGGGGATTCAAGGCGCGTTGA